One Prunus dulcis chromosome 7, ALMONDv2, whole genome shotgun sequence DNA segment encodes these proteins:
- the LOC117634090 gene encoding uncharacterized protein LOC117634090, whose product MEAAASAPPWIPEDDLRLKKAMEAGASLEALAKGAVRFSRKFSVRELRERWSSLLYDADISAEASFRMLEVEGCNSSAAFKSSRVGSSRDSKRKGESIRKHYYAMQKRLRTSNSVDPNSYHKKIFDPNFLFAPHLDNGKDLEENFGVGDHNQPLFMDCNDNESNAEDAFRAGECVSIGNHGVEGVVREGCPNVFVEQVSLLPNGLGEDTFFHDPACEDLPTQGDDLIDFANALDVEDIGPSHASTDEPLWKTIEDVPAPEMPIDVSLGVNGEDAKKTLVVPDDADGGSSQYEVVHSETMLNDREVCDELNRSVTISGGDYADIYLTNEDELTFMDVNGKESMDKSSYESLKPIPLSSPKDVHEYVVPDPCQPQKLISDSFQDVSHNVHTAKMPDSCQPQNLISETCQDVSHNVHAAEMDVSAKPSHSLHDEQRDISSAEANNPSSTSVPNPLTPELREKDMICTLNTEDPEIPCNDDIFPPTGTVHAVVQPTLKEASGLASSTGKRKCDQQTITLTKEEDPAQPFKVPRMVGHDTITENSPNHALVSFGIKAAYGDSNGLASVSKHDKNVTADPSQCRSAHQPPKSIPNRVLKEEGIVASSTVAELAPVITEPGSTKMTFLEPEANPSALDCEESEEESDDDVDDDDADIPYFSDIEQMILEMDLCPDDQDSYFSKIASAYQDEDSKRHIMRLEQCARSSMQRDLASKGALAVLYGRHVKEYIKKTEVILGRATEDNEVDIDLGKEGLHNKISRRQAVIKMEGDGSFSLKNLGKGSIFLNGKEVTIGQLVSLSSSNLIEIREMAFVFEINHKYTKFEWSPGRGP is encoded by the exons GCAGGTGCTTCTCTGGAAGCACTTGCCAAAGGAGCTGTGCGATTTTCGCGCAAGTTCTCGGTCCGGGAATTGCGAGAGCGGTGGTCCTCGCTCCTCTACGATGCCGATATCTCGGCCGAGGCCTCGTTTCGGATGCTGGAAGTCGAAGGTTGCAATTCCAGCGCAGCGTTCAAGTCTAGTAGAGTCGGCAGTTCTAGGGATTCAAAGCGAAAAGGCGAAAGCATACGCAAACACTATTATGCTATGCAGAAGAGACTCCGCACTTCTAATTCCGTTGATCCTAACTcttatcacaaaaaaattttcGATCCCAATTTTCTGTTCGCGCCACACCTTGATAATGGCAAGGATTTAGaggaaaattttggggttggagaTCATAATCAACCCTTGTTTATGGATTGCAATGACAATGAGAGCAATGCTGAGGATGCATTTCGTGCTGGAGAGTGTGTCTCAATTGGAAATCATGGTGTGGAGGGAGTTGTGAGGGAAGGGTGCCCTAATGTATTTGTGGAACAGGTTTCATTATTGCCGAATGGATTAGGAGAGGATACTTTTTTCCACGATCCTGCTTGTGAAGATTTGCCTACTCAGGGAGatgatttaattgattttgcaAATGCCCTGGATGTGGAAGATATAGGGCCATCGCATGCATCGACAGATGAGCCTCTTTGGAAAACGATTGAGGATGTACCAGCACCAGAAATGCCAATTGATGTGAGCCTCGGGGTTAATGGTGAGGATGCCAAAAAGACATTGGTAGTTCCTGATGATGCGGATGGTGGTTCATCTCAATATGAAGTTGTCCATTCTGAGACAATGTTGAATGATAGAGAAGTTTGCGATGAACTGAATAGGTCTGTAACAATCTCCGGAGGTGATTATGCAGATATATACCTTACGAATGAGGATGAGCTCACCTTCATGGATGTAAATGGAAAGGAGTCAATGGATAAGTCCTCTTATGAAAGCCTGAAGCCGATTCCATTGAGTTCTCCCAAAGATGTTCATGAATATGTTGTGCCTGATCCATGTCAACCTCAAAAGTTGATTTCAGACTCATTCCAGGATGTTTCACACAATGTGCATACTGCCAAGATGCCCGACTCTTGTCAACcacaaaatttgatttcagaaaCATGCCAGGATGTTTCACACAATGTGCATGCTGCCGAGATGGATGTTTCCGCTAAACCGTCTCACTCTCTGCATGACGAGCAGCGTGATATTTCTTCTGCTGAAGCCAATAATCCATCATCTACATCAGTGCCAAATCCTCTTACTCCTGAACTTCGTGAGAAAGATATGATTTGCACATTGAATACCGAGGACCCTGAAATCCCATGCAACGATGATAtatttccacctactggaacAGTTCATGCTGTAGTGCAGCCAACCTTAAAAGAAGCTAGTGGGTTAGCGTCCTCTACTGGCAAAAGAAAATGTGATCAACAAACAATAACCttgacaaaagaagaagatccTGCACAACCTTTTAAGGTTCCTCGGATGGTAGGACATGACacaattacagaaaacagcCCCAACCATGCACTTGTTTCTTTTGGAATTAAAGCTGCATATGGTGATAGTAACGGTCTAGCTTCAGTCTCCAAACATGATAAAAATGTCACCGCCGACCCAAGCCAATGCAGATCAGCACATCAACCTCCTAAGTCTATCCCAAATCGAGTGCTAAAAGAAGAG GGAATAGTTGCTTCATCTACAGTTGCAGAACTTGCACCCGTAATCACAGAGCCAGGTTCTACTAAAATGACTTTTCTAGAACCAGAAGCCAACCCCTCAGCACTAGATTGTGAAGAATCTGAGGAAGAATCTGATGacgatgttgatgatgatgatgctgaCATTCCCTATTTTTCTGATATTGAACAGATG ATACTTGAGATGGATTTATGTCCAGATGATCAGGATTCATATTTCAGTAAAATAG CCTCAGCATATCAAGATGAGGATTCTAAAAGGCATATTATGAGATTAGAACAGTGTGCACGATCCTCTATGCAAAGAGACCTTGCATCTAAAGGTGCACTTGCTGTATTGTATGGTCGCCATGTAAAGGAATATATTAAGAAAACTGAG GTAATACTTGGCCGGGCAACAGAAGATAATGAAGTTGATATTGATTTGGGAAAGGAAGGGCTACACAACAAAATATCTAGACGGCAG GCCGTGATAAAGATGGAAGGAGatggttctttctctttgAAGAATCTTGGCAAgggttcaatttttttgaacgGCAAAGAAGTTACTATTGGACAGCTTGTTAGCCTTAGTTCAAGTAACTTGATTGAG ATTAGGGAAATGGCCTTTGTCTTTGAGATAAATCACAAATACACCAAGTTTGAATGGTCGCCTGGGAGAGGTCCATAA
- the LOC117635895 gene encoding GATA transcription factor 5-like, producing MECVEAALKTSIRKEMAVKASSQAVFDDLLWGGVNGQNGVACDDFSVDDLLDFSNEDGFVETEAEEDDKDKVKGFASVPPQKQPQDPENSDLSEKNELGPEPTSELSVPADDLENLEWLSHFVEDSFTEFTTSLPAGFIPEKPKTEKRPDPAAPLPQKPCFKTPVPAKARSKRTRTGGRVWSLGSPSLTETSSSSSSSSSSSSPSSPWLIYPTTQNREPAETGGEPVGSVEKPPKKPKRRLVDGSSSQPPRRCSHCGVQKTPQWRTGPNGAKTLCNACGVRYKSGRLLPEYRPACSPTFSSELHSNHHRKVLEMRKKKDVTGVPEPGLTRPPVVPSFG from the exons ATGGAATGCGTGGAAGCGGCCCTGAAGACCAGTATTAGGAAGGAGATGGCTGTCAAGGCGAGCTCACAAGCGGTTTTTGATGACTTGTTGTGGGGCGGCGTCAATGGACAAAACGGTGTCGCTTGTGACGATTTCTCAGTCGATGACCTCCTTGACTTCTCGAACGAAGATGGGTTTGTGGAAACAGAGGCTGAGGAAGACGATAAAGATAAAGTCAAGGGCTTTGCCTCTGTTCCGCCTCAGAAACAACCCCAGGACCCTGAGAACTCGGATTTGTCTGAAAAAAACGAACTTGGGCCCGAACCCACCAGCGAACTCAGCGTTCCG GCGGACGACTTGGAAAACCTCGAGTGGTTGTCTCATTTTGTTGAGGATTCTTTCACGGAATTCACTACGTCTCTGCCGGCAGGGTTCATCCCCGAGAAGCCCAAGACCGAGAAACGTCCCGACCCGGCAGCGCCTTTACCCCAAAAACCCTGTTTCAAGACTCCGGTTCCGGCCAAGGCCAGAAGCAAGCGAACCCGAACCGGCGGCCGGGTCTGGTCACTGGGGTCACCTTCGTTGACGGAGACATCCTCGAGTTCTAGTTCctcgtcttcttcttcgtctccGTCTAGCCCCTGGCTCATTTACCCCACCACCCAGAACCGGGAACCAGCCGAAACGGGCGGCGAACCGGTCGGGTCAGTGGAGAAGCCTCCGAAGAAGCCCAAGAGAAGACTGGTGGATGGAAGCTCGAGCCAGCCGCCTCGTCGGTGCAGCCATTGTGGGGTGCAGAAGACCCCGCAGTGGAGAACCGGGCCCAATGGAGCCAAGACCCTCTGTAACGCCTGTGGGGTACGTTACAAGTCGGGTCGGCTCTTACCGGAATATCGACCCGCATGCAGCCCGACTTTCTCGAGCGAGTTGCACTCGAACCACCACCGTAAAGTTCTAGAGATGCGGAAGAAGAAGGATGTCACCGGCGTGCCCGAACCCGGTTTGACCAGACCTCCGGTGGTGCCCAGTTTTGGTTAG
- the LOC117635455 gene encoding LRR receptor-like serine/threonine-protein kinase FLS2: MKISIHSRTLLLLFLSQLLSFLASKACHFVDKQALLHFKHNIISDPSKLLHSWSISSDCCSAWEGVACSSSGRVVNVSRSGLVSDNDFIVDTYMSGTLSPYIGNLSSLQLLDLSNLKDLKGTIPPELGKLSQLTHLFLDSNKLIGSIPTAFGNLFRLEKLFLGDNYISGAVPSSVIGSLRSLVEIGLSGNTLSGPIPTSVGKLVLLAKLDLHGNNISGSIPTSIRKLKSLMYLDLSENQISGRLPQSIGALSQLVLLYLNHNQITGSIPSSISGLNSLRFCQLSENKLRGTLPASLGQLPKIERLIFENNKFSGELPETIGHLATLTDIFFSNNHFTGKIPSSFGNLHNLQTLDLSRNRLSGQIPPQLAKLQRLDTLELSFNPLGLISIPTWFARLKLFRLLLAKTGIQGQLPSWLSSSSISILDLSSNALTGKLPHWIGNMSSLSFLNLSNNGFHASIPVEFKNLSLLMDLDLHSNKFSGHMDSIFSKETQNPLGQFNSIDLSNNLFTGPIDEDIGERSTMTSIKSLVLSHNPLRGSIPKSLGKLSELQVLKLVHNGLSGRIQMEFADATKLATILLSSNNLSGTIPKEVLNLKDLQEFDVSGNQLSGKIPPHKANFPVSAFADNPGLCGAPLPRCNHS; this comes from the coding sequence atgaagatttCCATTCACAGCAGAACCTTGCTGCTcctctttctctcacagctcCTCTCATTTCTTGCCTCCAAAGCATGCCATTTTGTAGACAAACAAGCCCTTCTCCATTTCAAGCATAACATCATTTCTGACCCTTCAAAGCTGCTGCATTCATGGTCAATTTCCTCTGACTGCTGCTCTGCCTGGGAAGGTGTCGCGTGCAGCTCCTCCGGCAGAGTTGTCAATGTCTCACGTTCGGGACTTGTTTCAGACAATGACTTCATCGTCGACACGTACATGTCTGGTACTTTGTCCCCTTATATTGGAAACTTGTCCTCTCTTCAACTTCTTGACCTCAGTAATCTCAAGGACCTGAAGGGTACCATACCACCAGAACTTGGGAAGCTATCTCAACTCACTCATCTCTTTCTTGATTCAAACAAGCTCATTGGCTCAATACCAACTGCATTTGGTAATCTTTTTCGATTGGAGAAGCTCTTTCTTGGTGACAATTATATATCTGGTGCTGTTCCTTCCTCTGTTATTGGATCTTTGAGATCACTTGTGGAAATAGGCCTATCTGGAAATACATTGTCAGGGCCAATTCCAACTTCAGTTGGGAAGTTGGTGTTGCTCGCAAAGCTTGATCTCCATGGGAACAATATCTCTGGTAGCATTCCCACTAGCATTCGCAAGCTAAAGAGCCTTATGTATCTTGATTTGTCAGAAAATCAGATAAGTGGAAGACTTCCTCAATCCATTGGTGCACTTTCCCAATTAGTCTTGCTCTATCTCAATCATAATCAGATTACTGGAAGCATTCCATCTTCGATTTCCGGGCTCAATTCTCTGCGGTTTTGTCAGTTATCAGAAAACAAGCTCAGAGGCACTTTACCAGCATCACTAGGCCAGCTCCCAAAGATCGAAAGGCTCATTTTCGAGAACAACAAATTTTCAGGAGAACTGCCAGAAACCATTGGCCATCTTGCAACTCTTACTgacattttcttctccaacAACCATTTTACAGGCAAGATTCCTTCAAGTTTTGGCAATTTACATAACCTACAAACACTAGATTTATCGAGAAATCGACTCTCGGGTCAAATTCCTCCTCAGCTAGCAAAACTACAGAGGCTAGACACTTTGGAACTTTCATTCAATCCTTTGGGATTGATTAGTATACCAACCTGGTTTGCAAGATTAAAGCTTTTCAGGCTATTGTTGGCAAAAACTGGTATTCAAGGGCAGCTTCCAAGTTGGTTATCTTCATCATCTATATCCATACTTGACTTATCAAGCAATGCCTTGACAGGGAAGTTACCTCATTGGATAGGCAACATGAGTAGCCTATCATTTCTGAACTTATCAAACAATGGTTTCCATGCATCAATCCCAGTTGAATTCAAAAACCTTTCACTTCTAATGGATCTTGATCTACATTCCAACAAGTTCTCTGGCCACATGGATTCAATAttctcaaaagaaacccaaaaccctCTTGGCCAATTTAATTCCATTGATCTTTCCAACAACTTGTTCACTGGCCCCATTGATGAGGACATTGGAGAAAGATCCACAATGACCTCTATCAAAAGTCTAGTTTTATCACACAACCCATTGAGAGGAAGCATACCAAAGTCACTTGGGAAGTTGAGTGAGCTGCAGGTCCTAAAGCTTGTGCATAATGGGCTTTCTGGAAGGATACAAATGGAGTTTGCAGATGCCACAAAATTGGCTACAATTCTTCTTTCAAGCAATAACTTGAGTGGCACTATTCCAAAGGAGGTGCTGAATTTGAAGGATCTTCAAGAATTTGATGTGTCTGGAAACCAATTGTCTGGGAAAATTCCTCCTCACAAAGCTAATTTCCCCGTGTCTGCTTTTGCAGATAATCCTGGCTTGTGTGGAGCTCCACTTCCTCGTTGTAATCACTCTTAA
- the LOC117634092 gene encoding leucine-rich repeat receptor-like serine/threonine-protein kinase BAM3 translates to MGVPSNLSPSSSSLAVLLITVTTLQLLGAESKTFWGDIEALKELKNALDPTSVSPGSCISSWDFKLDPCDNIFSDRFTCGFRCDLVDSATSRLTELSLDQAGYSGSLSSISWNLPYLQTLDLSNNFFSGSIPDSLSNLTRLTRLGLSGNSFSGSIPASIGSLSNLEELYLDSNSLHGAIPPSLNRLASLKRLELQGNQLSGELPELGSLQNLFYLDASNNVISGQIPLTLPSSLLQISMRNNSLQGTVPENIKHLGFLQVLDLSHNQLGGSVPSYLFEHPSLQQLTLSFNQFSSVQPPISLGTQSEMIALDLSNNQLKGLLPSFLPMMPKLSALTLENNKFMGMIPTQYAFKVAVPGSGVSAFERLLLGGNYLFGPIPGPLLGLKPGSANVGLADNCLYRCPRVFFFCQGGDQKSLSECRSFGPIIP, encoded by the coding sequence ATGGGTGTTCCTAGCAATTTATCTCCATCTTCTTCGTCCCTTGCTGTTTTGCTAATCACAGTCACAACCCTGCAACTACTTGGCGCAGAATCAAAGACCTTCTGGGGAGATATAGAAGCTCTCAAGGAGCTCAAGAACGCTCTGGACCCCACCTCAGTGAGCCCAGGCTCATGCATAAGCTCATGGGACTTCAAGCTCGACCCCTGCGACAATATTTTCAGCGACCGATTCACCTGCGGCTTCAGGTGTGACTTGGTCGACTCAGCAACAAGTCGACTCACCGAGCTCAGCCTCGACCAAGCCGGTTACTCCGGTTCACTCTCCTCCATCTCCTGGAACCTCCCTTACCTGCAAACCCTCGACCTCTCCAACAACTTCTTCTCCGGTTCAATCCCCGACTCGCTCTCCAACCTGACTCGGCTGACTCGACTCGGTCTCTCCGGAAACTCCTTCTCTGGCTCCATACCCGCATCCATCGGATCACTCTCCAACCTTGAGGAGCTTTACCTCGACAGCAACAGTCTCCACGGCGCAATCCCACCGAGTTTGAATCGGCTGGCGAGCTTAAAACGACTCGAGCTTCAGGGGAACCAACTCAGCGGCGAGTTGCCCGAGTTGGGTTCTCTGCAAAACCTCTTCTACTTGGACGCCAGCAACAACGTCATTTCTGGGCAAATCCCATTAACCCTCCCGAGCTCTCTGCTCCAAATCTCCATGAGAAACAACAGCTTGCAAGGAACAGTCCCGGAAAATATCAAACACTTGGGTTTTTTGCAGGTGCTCGATCTGAGTCACAACCAACTCGGTGGCTCTGTTCCCTCTTACCTCTTCGAGCACCCATCACTCCAGCaactcactctctctttcaACCAATTCTCGTCCGTACAGCCCCCAATTTCTCTGGGCACCCAGAGCGAGATGATTGCCCTGGACCTCAGCAACAACCAGCTCAAAGGTCTCCTGCCATCTTTCCTGCCCATGATGCCAAAGCTCTCTGCTTTGACATTGGAGAACAACAAGTTCATGGGTATGATTCCGACCCAGTACGCCTTCAAAGTGGCCGTACCCGGATCCGGAGTCTCGGCGTTCGAGAGGCTGTTGCTGGGCGGGAATTACTTATTCGGACCCATCCCGGGTCCGTTGCTGGGGCTCAAACCGGGTTCTGCAAATGTGGGTTTGGCCGATAACTGCTTGTACAGATGCCCgagagttttctttttttgtcaagGTGGTGACCAGAAATCGCTTTCTGAGTGCAGAAGCTTCGGCCCAATAATCCCATGA